CGCGCCGCGTCGGCGTCGTCGGCCATTCGGACTACGCGCTGCTGAAGGAAACCCTCGCCCGCCTGGCAAGTTTTGCCGGGCGGGAGGGGGTTTCGCTCTTCTACGAGCCGCCGCTGCGCGAGCACGTGGGCGACGGCCAGGAGCTGACGGCCGACGCCTGCCACGGACTGGACCTGCTGCTGACGCTGGGCGGAGACGGCACGCTGCTGCGCGGGGCGCGGATGGTGGCGCGCGAGGGCATCCCCGTCCTGGGCGTGAACCTGGGGCACCTCGGATTTTTGACATCGGCGCCGCGCGACGAGATGGAGGCGGGGCTGTCGCGCTGGCTGGCGGGGGAGTTTTCCATCGACGAACGGCTTGCGCTGCTGGTGCACACCGAAACTGCGGACGGCGAGCGGGGCAGGGACCACCTGGCGCTGAACGACGCCGTGCTGCACAAGGGCGGCGCCGCGCGGGTGATCCGCCTGAGCATGACGGCGACGCGCGACGTGGTCGGCAGCTACAGCGCGGACGGGATCATCCTCGCCACGCCGACCGGATCGACCGCGTACTCGCTTTCCGCCGGCGGCCCCATCGTCTCGCCGACGGTGGACTGCATCATCGCCACGCCCATCTGCCCGCACACCCTCGGCGTCCGCCCGCTGATCCTGCCCGCGGACGAAACGGTGACGGTGGAGGTGCTGTCGCCCACGCAGGAGCTGCTGCTGACGATCGACGGCCAGGAA
The Longimicrobium sp. genome window above contains:
- a CDS encoding NAD(+)/NADH kinase, with the translated sequence MSAPPVTRRVGVVGHSDYALLKETLARLASFAGREGVSLFYEPPLREHVGDGQELTADACHGLDLLLTLGGDGTLLRGARMVAREGIPVLGVNLGHLGFLTSAPRDEMEAGLSRWLAGEFSIDERLALLVHTETADGERGRDHLALNDAVLHKGGAARVIRLSMTATRDVVGSYSADGIILATPTGSTAYSLSAGGPIVSPTVDCIIATPICPHTLGVRPLILPADETVTVEVLSPTQELLLTIDGQESETLVPGQRVVVRRAPTPVRLVRFPGQTFFSTLRRKLKWGDLAERE